caagagtggagccggtgaagacgaggatgtgttaccgaagttccttccttttgaggggaagtacgtctccgttggagcggtgtggaggcacaatgctccccaagaagccacaagggccaccgtattctcctcacgccctcacacaatgcgagatgccgtgattccactattggtgcccttgaaggcggcgaccggacctttacaaacaaggttggggcaatctccacaacttaattggaggctcccaacgacaccacaaagcttcaccacaatggactatggctccgcggtgacctcaaccgtctagggtgctcaaacacccaagagtaacaagatccgctagggataagtggggggaatcaaatttctcttggtggaagtgtagatcgtggccttctcaaccaatcccgagcaaatcaacaagtttgattggctagggagagagatcgggcgaaaatggagcttggagcaacaatggagcttttgggggaagaggtgagtcaactttggggaagaagacccctttatttagtggggggaacaaaccaaccgttaccccccttctgccccgaagagagcggtagtaccgctgtgccagcggtactaccgcttgccactataagcggtactaccgctacacaacgcggtactaccgcttggcccacagcggtactaccgcggagggagggcggtactaccgcacaggagcggtactacggccccccacagccgcggccagtaccgtaaaacccgacacgaaaaaggagccctcaaatcaaggcggtactagcacgagaccaccgcggtactacggcttggggccactagcggtactactgctctggagcggtactaccgctcccagagcggtactaccgcttgtggcacccaagcggtactaccgctccgtcccgcggtactaccgctgggaccagagttagtacacacatggggctactagcggtactactgctctgggcggtactactgctccagagcggtactaccgcttgtagcacccaagcggtactaccgctctggcccgcggtactaccgctgggaccagagagggcacaaagaGAGGAGAcccaagcccatcatcgaaacggaaaggctcggagggaggggcaaaggaagtgtacgtgatgattccgccctagcctttccaaaacggaccccctcttgatagtaaggtgatccctatgaaactagtccaccaaactaatccgaaaggactagaccgtcttcgctttaagctccgaggggaggaaatcgtctcgtgccaaaaggatgaatctctgaaaaacactcaacgcacacgattagtccgcaaaagcaatgtcatcaatcaccaaaacatcttagggataaatatgcccttacattgcctctagagcatatttcttTCACATAGTTGTCAttatcctcttcttcttcgctgtcttccatcacaacccctatttctccgtgcttggtccaaacattatagtgtggcatgaaacccttataaagcaggtggctGTGAAGGATTTTttggtcagagtaagacttcgcattcccacatatagggcatggacaacacataaaaccattctacttgtttgcctcagccacttcgagaaaattatgcacgcccataatgtactcggaggtgcgtctgtcaccgtacatccattgccggttcatctgcgtgcattatatataattaagtgtgtcaaaaaccactacagaacatcatgaatagataagtgaccaaattaatagaagttcatcatcacattaaaaccattacatagttctcattgaaaaacatatagctctccagagcatctaattaaaccatacattgaaactatgtaaaacatttcaatgaaACAACCAATGCGATCATAAttgcaaccaaggtaacaattgatccaacggcaatAATGATActaagcctcggtatgaatggcatatcttctaatctttctaatcttcaagcgcattgcatccatcttaatcttgtgatcatcgacggcatccgcaacatgcaactccaatatcatcttctcctcctcaatttttttaatttttccttcaagtaattgttttcttcttcaactaaatttaacctctcgacaatagggtcggttggaatttccggtttacatacctcctagataaaaaaatctatgtcacgttggtcggcataattatcataaacaataaatgaaccaaatagttataaaagataatatataccacatccgaatcatagacaggacgagggccgacggaggcggataccaaaaccatcgcactacataataacaaacaataataaaagtaagaaaatgcgatcataatcgcaaccaaggtaacaattgatctaaatcatacaagtaagaatttttttcttttcgaaagaagataagaacaagaggctcaccacggtggtgccggcgacgagaccggcgcgggcgatcgacggcggtgaagatggGGCGGGACGTGACGTACCGCTAAGCAtagacaaatcttgaggaaaatggagcttggagaggagaaagcttaagttgTGTGGTAccggcatttcatcgaacacctcatgtgcataggaggtgacctcgccggccagaaaatacagagcagtggagtgctctgctcgcgggcgagggggtatatatagccacatcattggtcccggttcgtggctagaaCCGGGACTGAAGGCCCCCCTTTGGTCCTGGTTTGTGTCTGGAACTGGGATCAaagggtccatacgaaccgggaccaatgccccacgaggcccggccgaCCCTTGgacgcacgaaccgggacgtatgccctcatgggtcccggttcatgactgaaccgggactaatgggctggccaggcctggACCAAaacccagttttctactagtgagagaAGGCAAGCGGACTACTGATTAACAGCCGGCTGCAGCATGTGCCGGTAACACAGACTGAAATCCCTACAGCCTCTTCTCCATGAACTGTCGTTTCCTAGTTCCCAGTCAAATAACTTGGGCAACGTCAGATCATTCAGTTGCATCACCAGACATTGGCGCACAGAGTAAGCAAAAGAATGTGATGCGCAAATGATCGAATGAATATGAATACTGTATGAAGGAGCTGGGAAAGCACAATCAGATGCATGCATCCAGTTTTTTTTTACATCGGTGAGGCCACGGGAGTTCAACAGTAATGCATATACATGTTCCTCTCGACAGTCACTTCATACAGTGATTAGGAATGTACTTTGTTGCACTACTTTGTTGTCTTCGATCTTCGATCTAAATGCACGCACTGCTTTGTTGTCTTTGATCTTTGATCTATATGCTGACTGCACCATAACAAAAACAACGTAGGTGGCACAGAACTAATTTGGCTAAAACCCTCAATGAAAACCTAATCACAATTTACCGCGGCAACCAGCGGGCTGGCCCTAGTAGAGTATCTATTTCTCCCCTGTCCTGCTTTTCGACTCTGAAACAATGTCTATTTCTCCTCTGTCCTGTTTACTGAGACACGTCCGACTCCGAAGTTACACCTGTTCTGACACGATGAAATTTGCCCTACAGAACAGAACAGAGCACCAGCAAACATCAGTCCAGACATACTTAGCAGGAAAATTCGAAGTGGCCAAAAAAAATAACAAGAGGATTACCTCTCGAAGGAGATGTGTTACCAGAGACTTATCAGCGGTATTCTTTGAACTGAAGAACAGCTGATTCGTGTATTGTATCCTTATATTTGGAATGTTGACTCTTGAGAAGTAATCATGAAGAACAACTCTAGGAGTCCAGATTTCCATACATTTCATGACAAAGACACCGCAATCATTCctaaaaatcaaataaagcaCAAACATCAATACAAGAAAATTTATTTCACAAATGTCGGCAATGAACATCAAGAAACACATGGTTGTAGATAGCATTACCCGTTTCCTTGTCTTGGCATAGCAGGATAGACAATTCTAAAATTATCGAAGCTATACTCTGAATCAACTATCTCCTTCCACAAATGTTTGAAATTACCAACCTAAATTACAACACATCAGCATTCACATGACTAAACGTTGAAGGTGAACATACTAAAAAAACAGAGGAAGATTTGCAAATAGAATTACTTACAAGCATCTCACTGACGACAACTTGGTAACGAGACTTCTTAAGGAACAAGGAATCCATAAATACAAATTGACAGTTTTGTAGGTCGACAACAAATAAAAACCAGTGCTTACAATGGCATATAGGAAAGAATAGCTGCAACAGAAAAAATATTTGTAAGAAAAATTCATATATTACACAAATATAAGAGACGAGAACTAGGACAAAGAGCAATAAGAAAATATCATACCAGTTCACATGCATCAATTTTCTTTGCTAGACTTGCACCTTTAAAAGTATTTTGTATGAGTTTAAACTGATCTTTGTTATGGTATTTTAGAATGTTTTCCTGCAAAATATATAAGAATCAGCAGCCAAACCATAACAAAACAGATTTCGGCATGTATATATGTGAAAACAGATGGAGCTTCAAATGAAGAAAATAATTACCCCAATATAAGAGAAGAAGTAATGTTTTTTAGAAACTGATGGATGGCAATCATCAAACAATTTCCGGCAGAAAACAGAAATCAGAAAGTTGTTGACATGACCCCCTGGCATCAATGACTGACCAAGAGAGAGGTAGGAGCAGCGGACTTTGCGATATATAATGGCAGTCATGCTGCTCACATAAAGATAGAATATAAATGTCAATACGATGCAGCTAAGTATTTCTTTTGCATAATGCATAATCAGAAGAAAAATAATTGAGCTATAGAAATGAAACAGGAAAGAGCATATATACCACAGATATCTTTCACTCCGTGCAAGTCTGCAGAACACCGCATAATATCTCCTCTCAAGCGCAGAGACTGGAAATCGATTTGTTTCAGGAACAGAAGGAGGATTGGACGGGAGAAGAACTCTCCTCGGATCATGGGGTGGTTTCTTTCTTCTAGAAGAACTAGTGCTAACCTTGATTACATACTGAACTTTGGATGCGGGGGTATAATCGGAAGAGCGATTGTCATGAGGATTTGCAGAACTGATAATGCTATTAGAAGCATTATCGTCTTTATTACACAATTGACTGCAACTCACGTTGGACTTCCTTTCATCAGTAATCTGTTCATCTGAAGAATCATTAGACTGCGACAGAAAAATATTAATATGGTTAACATGATGGTGTCATATCATGATCAGCAGAGGGAAAGCAACACAGCTCAGAGATTTTTTTTAAGCAAATAAAATGACTTACAAGTTTTGCTTCCACAGTTGTGTCAGCAGCAGAAACAGGAACAGTGAAACGTCTGCTCGTATTAATCACACTTTTTTTACCGGAGGGATTAGCATGTGATTGCTGAGAGCGATCCAGAGTAACTATGACATTGTGATTCTGCACACCAGGAAAAAAATTAGATCTCAAGTGGAATGGAAAATGAAGCTGACAAACCTAGCTTCTAAATAAACTGGAGGTAAACATTCGGACTCATCGGCATCACAGAACTGGAAGAATAGAGAGTGGAGACAATTTTTAATACCAAGACCTAGATTACCTAGTAGAAGTGGACAACCTTACAGAAGTTGCATATATACTATAAAGCAGTAAATTAATTAGGACTACTTTTACTGAACAGACGGAAAATAAAGCAGCCAGAAAGAAACACATTTAATACAGGAGATGCACAAACAAAGCTTCTTAACATAAAAGTGACAGATAGGTTCATAAAACTGAACCTTTCTGGCTAATAAATTATACAATATAGACTAACCTTATCAGTAAAACTCTGGCTGGGCATCACAGAACAAACTGGATAGATATCATCCATTTCATGGTGAACATCAGAAAGAGGTCTGTGGACATTGACCATTTTCTCAGCAGGTTCTTTCAAATTGGCATTGGGGAGGAAGAAGGGAGCTTCAGCAGCAGCATCTGGTTGCTGAATGTCAGTGTTGTCCAATACCTTAATTAAGTTGAGCATGTATAATACCAATTATCAGTGAGTAGAGTGATGCAAGGAATTAACAGTAAAAGCCAAAAGTGCATCTGAATAAGTTTTACCAGGCTCCTGCCATGATGGAGTAGGCAGGCGAGGAGCTCGTCAGAGTTGGCCGCCGTCCTGAGAGCGACGGCCGCCGCCTGCATCCTGCTGCATGCGTCGCCGGGGCTGGAGACGGATGTCAGGCGGAGACACTCCATGGGGAAAAGGTGGACGCTCCGTATACCGATCGCAGATATGCTGGCTAGCTAGCTTAACTAATCTGTAAGCATCCTGGTACATCTTTGTTCGCTGCCATGCTGCTTGCTAATTAAGGCTGACGTGCTGCCTGTCAGGCATCACATCCTGTTGCCACCATGACAACATGGATACGCAGGCGGAGCAAGTCTGAACCGGCGAACATGCTTACTGCGGACAAGCTGTGGATCTTCACATAGTGACGACATGATGTAGTAAGGTAGGCCGCACATGTTGGAGATTTCTCTCATCGTTTCCATGTACGCACACATAATGACGACATGGAGCTGATGCTATTTCTGCTTCGTTCCACCTTCCTCCCTTTTCTAATAGGAGGAGTACCTGGTCCAGCTGATAAGATATCGCGTAGCTCGAATCGCCGGCAACGTCCGCTACCAACCGCCAACTTCCCCCCGCTGGTCGACTACCGGAGGACGCCGCGCGCCCGCGAACCGACTAGAGGCAGTCGACGGCCGTCGCTGCTCCTCTTCACCGCCGCCCAGC
This sequence is a window from Aegilops tauschii subsp. strangulata cultivar AL8/78 chromosome 7, Aet v6.0, whole genome shotgun sequence. Protein-coding genes within it:
- the LOC109772515 gene encoding uncharacterized protein; its protein translation is MECLRLTSVSSPGDACSRMQAAAVALRTAANSDELLACLLHHGRSLVLDNTDIQQPDAAAEAPFFLPNANLKEPAEKMVNVHRPLSDVHHEMDDIYPVCSVMPSQSFTDKNHNVIVTLDRSQQSHANPSGKKSVINTSRRFTVPVSAADTTVEAKLSNDSSDEQITDERKSNVSCSQLCNKDDNASNSIISSANPHDNRSSDYTPASKVQYVIKVSTSSSRRKKPPHDPRRVLLPSNPPSVPETNRFPVSALERRYYAVFCRLARSERYLCMTAIIYRKVRCSYLSLGQSLMPGGHVNNFLISVFCRKLFDDCHPSVSKKHYFFSYIGENILKYHNKDQFKLIQNTFKGASLAKKIDACELLFFPICHCKHWFLFVVDLQNCQFVFMDSLFLKKSRYQVVVSEMLVGNFKHLWKEIVDSEYSFDNFRIVYPAMPRQGNGNDCGVFVMKCMEIWTPRVVLHDYFSRVNIPNIRIQYTNQLFFSSKNTADKSLVTHLLREGKFHRVRTGVTSESDVSQ